A genome region from Pseudoalteromonas tetraodonis includes the following:
- a CDS encoding efflux RND transporter periplasmic adaptor subunit, which yields MNTVISKKFLAVVISCLLVGFTTNHDAFAQSSDGTGSVTNVSKQEEKEHQDEHEHEKGHEEDKGDHDEHGHEGGNKEGEEGHEEGITIDPKKMSLANIKVESVKPEYQFSSVYAPGEIKANGYKSYVVSPRTESVIISRHAALGEYVEIGQKLVTLFSEAMAQAQADYLIASTEWQRVKKLGNKTVSESRLLQAETTYNASYGKLIALGLTEKAINGISNKDIKAFGQYALTAHREGVVLQDDFIQGQRVDAGDSVMLLADEKQLWVEAKVSPNKKLNLSIDSPAVLKLEGQSYNAKVIQEAHTIDPVTRTRIIRLGVQNADDNLHSGMFVKVYFQFATKQKVMAVPEEALIRSADGDWTVFVEDHPGEFKAVEVELGRALGDFREIIGLDSGTRIVTKGAFFVASEIAKGGFDPHNH from the coding sequence ATGAATACAGTAATTAGTAAAAAATTTTTAGCCGTAGTAATTAGCTGCCTGTTAGTTGGGTTTACTACAAATCATGATGCTTTTGCACAGTCGTCAGATGGAACTGGTTCTGTCACAAACGTTTCGAAACAAGAAGAAAAAGAACATCAAGATGAGCATGAACACGAAAAGGGACATGAAGAAGATAAAGGTGACCATGACGAGCACGGCCATGAAGGTGGTAATAAAGAGGGAGAAGAAGGACATGAAGAAGGTATCACTATTGATCCAAAGAAGATGTCGCTTGCTAACATTAAAGTGGAAAGTGTTAAGCCTGAATATCAATTTAGCTCCGTATATGCACCTGGCGAAATAAAAGCTAATGGCTATAAAAGTTATGTGGTATCACCACGTACAGAGTCAGTCATTATCAGTCGCCATGCAGCGCTTGGCGAGTATGTAGAAATAGGTCAGAAGTTAGTTACATTATTTAGTGAAGCAATGGCACAAGCACAAGCTGACTATTTAATCGCTTCAACCGAATGGCAACGTGTAAAAAAGCTGGGTAATAAGACGGTGAGTGAAAGTCGATTATTACAAGCTGAAACAACATACAATGCGAGCTATGGCAAGCTCATTGCTTTAGGGTTAACTGAAAAAGCAATAAATGGTATTTCTAACAAAGACATTAAAGCATTTGGACAATATGCATTAACGGCGCACCGTGAAGGTGTCGTGCTTCAAGACGACTTTATCCAAGGGCAACGTGTTGATGCTGGGGATTCAGTCATGTTGTTAGCTGATGAAAAACAACTATGGGTTGAAGCAAAAGTTTCTCCAAATAAAAAGCTAAATTTATCAATTGATTCTCCTGCGGTACTTAAATTAGAAGGCCAGAGTTACAATGCCAAAGTTATCCAAGAAGCCCATACAATTGATCCCGTAACTCGTACAAGAATTATTAGATTGGGGGTACAGAATGCTGATGATAACCTTCATTCAGGTATGTTTGTAAAAGTTTACTTTCAGTTTGCCACAAAGCAGAAAGTGATGGCTGTGCCAGAAGAAGCATTGATCCGCAGCGCAGATGGTGATTGGACCGTATTTGTCGAAGACCACCCTGGAGAATTTAAAGCTGTAGAAGTAGAACTAGGCCGAGCCTTAGGTGATTTTAGGGAAATCATTGGCCTTGATAGTGGGACGCGAATTGTAACCAAAGGCGCATTTTTTGTTGCTTCTGAAATCGCTAAAGGCGGATTTGATCCGCATAACCACTAA
- a CDS encoding TolC family protein, producing the protein MYIYLKNAGLVLSLCMAVSFSVATYAKQKSISWLDSQINKDPEVVAAKELLNASNHRAKSLTKAVYNPELEASYEKEGDFDNYSIGISQTIDFWDKQSANKSIGEIGVYANQQQLLSLLDSKKANALTAIVNWQAAKKVAQLLSVRENQLQTLVGIIEDKRKAGLLEPLDAELVYLNLSQVFSEISESQIALKNAEVNVQELLPDWTPNTTNLFSFTFGATNYSFNSQWVEEHPKVKLARAQWKIKQSKAQLTTMESKANPTIGVNAGKSGDEDLIGVTFSMPLNIRNNYSDTVKAAYSEAIAAEANFRSVYRKQSFEAKANYESLIVSKKYYEQWQKLTKGRLDSSENLLNKRWEAGDINTSDYLLALNQRAEGLHAGIRLENQFKLAEISFILSMGQLSKFEI; encoded by the coding sequence ATGTATATATATTTAAAAAATGCAGGTTTAGTCCTGTCTTTATGTATGGCTGTGAGTTTTTCAGTTGCCACTTATGCCAAACAGAAAAGTATTTCATGGCTAGATAGTCAAATAAATAAAGATCCCGAAGTTGTTGCGGCTAAAGAGTTACTTAATGCAAGTAATCATAGAGCCAAGAGCTTAACTAAAGCCGTATATAACCCAGAGCTTGAAGCAAGCTATGAAAAAGAGGGTGATTTTGATAATTATTCTATTGGTATCAGTCAAACGATTGATTTTTGGGATAAGCAATCAGCAAATAAAAGCATTGGTGAAATTGGTGTTTATGCAAACCAGCAACAATTGTTATCTCTACTCGATTCTAAAAAGGCTAACGCTTTAACTGCAATAGTTAATTGGCAAGCAGCAAAAAAGGTGGCTCAGTTACTTTCAGTAAGAGAAAATCAATTACAAACGCTCGTTGGAATTATTGAAGATAAGCGAAAAGCAGGACTTTTAGAGCCACTTGACGCTGAACTGGTTTATTTAAACTTGTCCCAAGTTTTCAGTGAAATATCTGAGTCGCAAATTGCTTTGAAAAATGCAGAGGTAAATGTTCAGGAGTTATTGCCTGATTGGACGCCTAATACTACCAATTTGTTTTCATTTACTTTTGGAGCAACAAACTATTCATTTAACTCTCAGTGGGTTGAGGAACATCCAAAAGTTAAACTCGCTAGAGCGCAATGGAAGATAAAACAATCTAAAGCTCAACTAACCACTATGGAATCTAAAGCCAATCCAACCATTGGAGTTAACGCAGGGAAAAGTGGAGATGAAGACTTGATTGGCGTGACTTTCTCAATGCCTTTAAATATCAGAAATAACTATTCAGATACTGTTAAAGCCGCTTATTCAGAAGCAATTGCAGCAGAGGCTAACTTTCGGTCGGTTTATCGAAAGCAGTCATTTGAAGCAAAAGCTAATTATGAATCGCTTATTGTCAGTAAAAAATATTATGAGCAATGGCAAAAACTGACAAAAGGCAGATTAGATAGCAGCGAAAACTTATTAAATAAGCGCTGGGAAGCTGGTGACATTAATACTTCTGACTACTTACTTGCATTAAATCAACGTGCGGAAGGGCTTCATGCAGGAATACGTTTGGAAAATCAATTCAAGCTTGCAGAAATATCCTTCATTTTAAGTATGGGTCAGTTATCCAAATTTGAGATTTGA
- a CDS encoding cation diffusion facilitator family transporter, which translates to MHNHSHSHSHGKDDRIGWTFFLNVSFTIIEFIGGWLTNSTAIMADAVHDLGDSLSIGFAWILSRFSDKEASDRFSYGYRRLTLFGALINSIVLVIGSVWVLFEAIPRLSNPEMPMAEGMLGLALLGVAVNGYAVFKLKAGKTLNEKVLTWHLLEDVLGWVAVLIVSIVLLFVDLPILDPLLSIGFTLFILFNVLKNLKTTLALFLQATPDEEVQNNIEKAIKAIPEINGIHHMHFWSLDGESHVLTAHLELAHNFEVDKLIRLKQQVAKELSSYNLSHTTIEFEFPQETCRDEHEKHAHG; encoded by the coding sequence ATGCACAATCATAGCCATAGCCATTCGCATGGAAAAGACGACCGTATAGGTTGGACATTTTTCCTTAATGTTTCATTTACTATTATCGAATTTATTGGTGGTTGGCTAACCAACAGTACCGCTATTATGGCTGATGCTGTACATGACCTGGGTGACAGTTTATCTATAGGATTCGCTTGGATACTGAGTCGTTTCTCGGATAAAGAAGCATCCGATAGATTTAGCTATGGCTATCGTCGTCTTACCCTGTTTGGCGCATTAATTAACAGTATTGTATTAGTTATTGGTTCTGTCTGGGTGCTATTTGAAGCAATACCAAGATTATCTAATCCTGAAATGCCAATGGCTGAAGGAATGTTGGGTCTTGCATTACTTGGGGTTGCTGTTAATGGGTATGCAGTATTTAAACTAAAAGCGGGTAAAACGCTGAACGAAAAAGTACTTACGTGGCATTTGCTTGAAGACGTACTTGGCTGGGTTGCAGTCCTAATTGTTTCTATCGTGCTGCTTTTTGTAGATCTACCAATATTAGATCCTTTGCTTTCTATAGGCTTTACACTGTTTATATTGTTTAACGTTTTGAAAAACCTGAAAACAACATTGGCACTATTTCTTCAAGCTACACCTGATGAAGAAGTGCAGAATAATATTGAAAAAGCGATAAAGGCTATACCTGAAATTAATGGGATTCATCATATGCACTTTTGGTCATTAGACGGGGAAAGTCACGTATTAACTGCTCACCTAGAGTTAGCCCATAACTTTGAGGTTGATAAATTAATTAGGCTAAAACAACAAGTGGCTAAGGAACTTTCTTCTTATAATTTATCTCATACAACCATTGAGTTTGAGTTTCCTCAAGAAACTTGCCGTGACGAGCATGAAAAACATGCGCATGGCTAG
- a CDS encoding transglutaminase-like domain-containing protein, whose amino-acid sequence MNSKYLEKTKIVNFEHSTIQSLISERNWQELDDFNKIGAAYQFVKDEILFGYNESDDISASSVLADGYGQCNTKGNLLMALLRGLGIQCRFHGFTIEQRLQKGAIPTYVFWLAPKYIIHSWIEVYFKDRWINLEGFILDEQYLSSLQHKFSQIKNEFCGYGVATKCFSSPDTDWRGQDTYIQKEGIHDDFGVYNSPDEFYLEKGTNLSGIKRWMYQRVIRHFINFNVVNVRNLKVLEVENAQS is encoded by the coding sequence ATGAATAGCAAATATCTAGAAAAAACCAAGATAGTAAATTTTGAACACTCTACAATTCAATCATTAATTTCTGAGCGTAATTGGCAAGAACTCGATGACTTCAACAAAATTGGTGCAGCCTACCAATTTGTTAAAGATGAAATATTATTTGGTTACAATGAGAGTGATGATATTTCAGCAAGCAGTGTTTTAGCCGATGGTTACGGACAATGCAATACCAAGGGTAACTTGCTGATGGCTTTGTTACGAGGATTAGGTATTCAATGTCGTTTTCACGGCTTTACTATTGAGCAGCGATTACAAAAAGGAGCTATTCCAACTTATGTATTTTGGTTAGCACCTAAATATATCATTCATAGTTGGATTGAAGTTTATTTCAAGGATCGTTGGATAAACTTAGAAGGCTTTATATTAGATGAACAATATTTAAGTTCACTACAGCACAAATTTAGTCAAATAAAAAACGAATTTTGTGGTTATGGTGTTGCAACAAAGTGTTTCTCTTCGCCAGATACAGATTGGCGTGGTCAAGATACCTATATACAAAAAGAAGGTATTCATGATGATTTTGGTGTTTATAATTCCCCTGATGAGTTTTATCTCGAAAAAGGAACTAACTTATCAGGAATCAAACGTTGGATGTATCAACGAGTGATCCGTCACTTTATCAATTTTAACGTAGTCAATGTAAGAAATTTAAAAGTTCTTGAGGTGGAAAATGCACAATCATAG
- a CDS encoding cation transporter: MSDCGCEVELKDNQQKTVLYWLLAINASMFVFEIGFGWLSESTALIADSLDMLADAIVYAIALYAVGKSIQHKANAALVSGYFQLGLGVLILMDIARRLYGESEPHSWFMIGVGMVALVANVICLILIRKHNNDEVHMRASWIFSANDVIANLGVVIAGILVMVLKQRWPDIVIGSIISMLILRGAYRILSDAKQELAVAEKTR; this comes from the coding sequence ATGAGCGATTGTGGGTGTGAAGTTGAGCTAAAAGATAACCAGCAAAAAACGGTGCTTTATTGGCTTCTGGCTATCAATGCCTCGATGTTTGTTTTTGAAATTGGCTTTGGTTGGTTATCAGAATCAACGGCTTTAATTGCAGATTCGTTAGACATGCTAGCGGATGCAATCGTCTATGCAATTGCACTATACGCGGTGGGAAAGTCAATCCAACATAAGGCTAATGCTGCTTTAGTGAGTGGCTATTTCCAACTGGGGTTAGGCGTGCTAATTCTAATGGATATTGCTAGAAGGCTGTATGGTGAAAGTGAGCCTCACTCTTGGTTTATGATTGGCGTAGGCATGGTTGCTTTAGTTGCAAATGTGATTTGTCTCATCCTTATTCGAAAGCACAACAACGATGAAGTACATATGAGAGCTAGCTGGATATTTTCAGCGAATGATGTAATTGCAAATCTTGGTGTCGTTATCGCAGGCATACTCGTTATGGTGCTGAAACAGCGTTGGCCTGATATCGTCATTGGTAGCATCATTTCAATGTTAATTCTTCGAGGCGCTTACCGAATACTAAGCGATGCTAAACAAGAATTAGCTGTTGCTGAGAAAACACGTTAA
- a CDS encoding Cd(II)/Pb(II)-responsive transcriptional regulator — MKIGELSKTSGYSVQTIRYYEKEGLLSDPDRTEGNFRLYSNKAFKELEFVKHCRSLDIPLNDIKRLIELKNKPEESCSSVNALIDRQLTLVNQRMKELNALKKELKLMASSCGSDGTIEVCGIIKSLDS, encoded by the coding sequence ATGAAAATTGGTGAGTTATCGAAAACATCGGGGTATTCAGTACAAACCATCCGATATTATGAAAAGGAGGGCTTGCTGTCAGATCCTGATCGCACTGAAGGGAATTTCAGGTTGTATTCTAATAAGGCATTTAAAGAGCTAGAGTTCGTAAAGCATTGTCGAAGTTTAGATATTCCGCTTAATGATATTAAGCGACTCATTGAATTAAAAAACAAGCCAGAGGAGAGTTGCTCTAGTGTAAATGCATTAATTGATCGGCAACTAACTTTAGTTAATCAACGAATGAAGGAATTGAATGCACTCAAAAAAGAGTTAAAACTAATGGCAAGCTCTTGCGGGTCTGACGGTACAATTGAAGTCTGTGGCATTATCAAGTCATTAGATAGTTGA
- a CDS encoding MerR family transcriptional regulator: protein MKTIGKLAQSLNLNVETIRFYEREGLITQPEKPISGYRQYDESIAGQLRFITKAKALGFTLREIKSLMSMDSNCAQVELLNRQKLAIIRDKINDLQRLEKVIVGMTNTCMQNEDPTHCPIIDSLK, encoded by the coding sequence ATGAAAACCATTGGCAAATTAGCACAATCATTAAATTTAAATGTAGAAACCATTCGTTTTTATGAACGAGAAGGACTGATTACACAACCTGAAAAACCAATATCTGGTTATAGACAATATGACGAATCAATAGCAGGACAACTTAGGTTTATCACAAAAGCCAAAGCGCTCGGCTTTACGTTAAGAGAAATAAAATCGCTAATGTCTATGGACAGCAACTGCGCTCAAGTTGAGCTATTAAACCGACAAAAGTTAGCAATCATTCGAGACAAAATTAATGACCTTCAACGTTTAGAGAAAGTAATTGTGGGTATGACAAATACCTGTATGCAAAACGAAGATCCAACACATTGCCCCATAATTGACTCATTAAAATGA
- a CDS encoding MerC family mercury resistance protein, translated as MASGTACLPALRSLASALGLGFFSHFEGIAVNTLLPIFASLELLVNLYNWHKNKNHTRAVFSILGPVAVLLTLYPLWLYDWSTYLFYFGICLMVVMSVLDIVKPVREQTCNVWLIAVVETINGQCLLFAQSCP; from the coding sequence TTGGCTAGCGGCACGGCCTGCCTCCCTGCATTAAGGTCACTTGCATCGGCATTAGGACTAGGCTTCTTCTCTCACTTCGAAGGAATAGCTGTAAATACGCTTTTACCTATTTTTGCATCTTTGGAACTATTGGTAAACTTATACAACTGGCACAAAAATAAAAACCATACCAGAGCTGTCTTCAGCATTCTAGGGCCTGTAGCAGTGCTATTAACGCTTTATCCTCTTTGGCTATATGATTGGAGCACATACCTATTTTACTTTGGTATTTGCTTAATGGTCGTTATGTCGGTTTTGGATATCGTAAAACCAGTAAGGGAGCAAACATGCAACGTATGGCTAATTGCCGTCGTTGAAACGATTAACGGTCAATGTCTGCTTTTCGCTCAAAGCTGCCCTTAG
- a CDS encoding metalloregulator ArsR/SmtB family transcription factor — translation MKVLFLCTENSARSIMAEALLKHHGKGEYEVYSAGTEPNSVDSRTLSAIEHFGLPTDGLHSKHLDEVSNIHFDFVITLCDKAAKECDSRVNGTNCLAWDFPEPRSRRDANPFEKTLQELNERIKMFLLIQEKQKPAPITPTTFYKALADDIRLKTLLIIAVEGEACVCELMTALDEESQPKVSRHLAQLRKTGILSDRKHQQWVFYSINPTLPAWMKQTITSTVVNEPIFIEQELARLNSMGDRPTRVASCCN, via the coding sequence ATGAAAGTTCTCTTTTTATGCACTGAAAACTCAGCTAGGTCTATCATGGCTGAGGCGTTGCTAAAACATCATGGTAAAGGTGAGTACGAGGTTTATAGTGCTGGTACTGAGCCAAATAGTGTTGATAGTCGTACCTTGTCAGCTATCGAGCACTTTGGGTTACCTACCGATGGATTACACTCAAAACACCTTGATGAAGTTAGCAATATCCATTTCGATTTTGTTATTACCCTGTGTGATAAAGCGGCAAAAGAGTGTGATAGCCGAGTCAATGGTACTAACTGCCTTGCTTGGGATTTCCCTGAGCCTCGTTCTCGTAGAGATGCCAACCCGTTTGAAAAAACGCTACAAGAGCTAAATGAACGGATTAAAATGTTTTTGCTGATACAAGAAAAGCAAAAGCCAGCGCCAATAACGCCAACTACTTTTTACAAAGCTCTGGCTGATGATATTCGCTTGAAAACGCTTTTAATCATTGCGGTTGAGGGTGAAGCGTGTGTCTGTGAGTTGATGACTGCATTAGATGAAGAGAGCCAGCCCAAAGTGTCCCGTCACCTAGCACAGCTTCGAAAAACAGGCATTTTATCTGACAGAAAGCATCAGCAATGGGTGTTTTATTCGATCAATCCAACATTGCCAGCGTGGATGAAGCAAACCATCACCTCAACGGTAGTGAATGAGCCTATTTTTATCGAACAAGAGCTAGCCAGATTAAACTCGATGGGTGACCGTCCTACGCGTGTGGCAAGCTGCTGTAATTAA
- the arsB gene encoding ACR3 family arsenite efflux transporter: MGIFERYLSVWVAISIAAGVALGIVYPPLFEAIAKLEVAHVNVVVAVFIWVMIYPMMVQVDFSTIKEVGKNPQGLVLTLVVNWLIKPFSMAALGWLFFEGLFADFVSPETAQEYIAGMILLGVAPCTAMVFVWSQLTKGDANYTLVQVSVNDIIMIFAFAPIAGLLLGVTDIHVPWGTLFISVILYVLLPLIAGILTRKHLNSSGRDEAAITSLLEKLKPFSVIGLLATVVLLFGFQANTIIEQPLNILLIAIPLILQTYGIFIIAYFIAVRLKLKHNIAAPSCLIGTSNFFELAVAVAISLFGLHSGAALATVVGVLVEVPVMLSLVSIVNRTKHWFNE, encoded by the coding sequence ATGGGGATTTTTGAACGTTATTTATCTGTTTGGGTGGCGATATCAATTGCTGCTGGTGTGGCGCTGGGGATTGTTTACCCACCTCTTTTTGAAGCTATTGCAAAGCTTGAAGTTGCCCATGTAAATGTAGTTGTTGCTGTTTTCATTTGGGTAATGATCTACCCAATGATGGTGCAAGTGGATTTTTCAACCATTAAGGAAGTAGGGAAGAATCCGCAAGGCTTGGTATTAACTTTGGTGGTCAACTGGCTTATTAAACCATTTTCAATGGCTGCTTTAGGTTGGTTGTTCTTCGAAGGCTTATTTGCCGATTTTGTATCACCAGAAACAGCGCAAGAATACATCGCTGGTATGATTTTACTGGGGGTTGCACCTTGTACGGCAATGGTGTTTGTCTGGTCGCAATTAACCAAAGGTGATGCGAACTATACCTTAGTTCAGGTGTCGGTGAACGACATCATCATGATTTTTGCATTCGCTCCCATTGCGGGGTTATTGCTTGGTGTAACAGACATTCATGTACCTTGGGGCACCTTGTTTATCTCGGTGATTTTGTATGTATTGCTCCCTTTAATCGCGGGAATCCTGACTAGAAAACACTTAAACAGCTCAGGTCGCGATGAAGCAGCTATCACAAGTTTGCTAGAGAAGTTAAAACCGTTTTCTGTTATCGGTTTACTGGCAACAGTCGTTTTGCTGTTTGGCTTTCAAGCTAACACCATTATTGAGCAACCACTTAATATCTTGCTAATCGCCATTCCGCTTATCCTGCAAACCTATGGCATTTTCATTATTGCCTATTTTATCGCGGTCAGACTCAAGCTTAAGCACAACATTGCTGCACCTTCTTGTTTGATTGGTACATCTAACTTCTTTGAATTGGCAGTGGCAGTAGCTATTTCCCTTTTCGGCTTACATTCAGGCGCTGCATTGGCGACCGTGGTTGGGGTTCTGGTTGAAGTTCCAGTTATGTTGTCTCTCGTATCGATTGTGAACAGAACAAAACATTGGTTTAACGAATAA
- a CDS encoding cyclin-dependent kinase inhibitor 3 family protein — translation MHTHPYDILTLDNGASFIFTPCPGTKDVDLTTSVTQLKDAGAQAIVTLMYDAEMNKNEAEDLPQVCDAQGIKWFQLPILDDDAPNEDFAAAFKSNLDDMLSILRNQGTIAVHCKGGSGRTGLVIGLLMFELGYDKADIIKQVQKMRPKALSHPVQLSFFNEFQIVGA, via the coding sequence ATGCACACTCATCCATATGACATACTAACACTTGATAATGGCGCAAGCTTTATCTTTACTCCTTGCCCCGGAACAAAAGACGTTGATTTAACAACATCGGTTACACAATTGAAAGATGCTGGAGCACAAGCGATTGTGACGCTGATGTACGATGCAGAAATGAACAAGAATGAAGCCGAAGACCTTCCTCAAGTGTGTGATGCACAAGGTATTAAATGGTTTCAGTTACCTATTTTAGATGACGATGCACCAAATGAAGATTTTGCAGCAGCGTTCAAATCAAACCTTGATGACATGCTATCTATCTTACGCAATCAAGGCACCATTGCCGTGCATTGTAAAGGCGGCTCTGGTCGCACAGGCTTAGTCATTGGACTACTGATGTTTGAACTAGGTTACGACAAGGCAGACATTATTAAACAAGTGCAGAAAATGCGCCCTAAAGCGCTCTCACACCCAGTACAACTTTCTTTTTTCAATGAGTTTCAAATAGTAGGAGCTTAA
- a CDS encoding ArsJ-associated glyceraldehyde-3-phosphate dehydrogenase: MAIKIGINGFGRMGRLTLRAAFGWQDIEFVQINDPAGNAETLAHLLKYDSVHGTWSHDVTHDDNNVIIDGQAIRVTQNKAINDTDWSECDLVIEASGKMKKTELLQAYLDQGVKKVVVTAPVKEEGVLNVVMGVNDHLYDVEQHSIVTAASCTTNCLAPVVKVLLDKIGIKHGSMTTIHDITNTQTILDAPHKDLRRARACGMSLIPTTTGSATAITHIFPELKGKLNGHAVRVPLANASITDCVFEVERPTTEAEINAWMKEAAEGELKGILGYEEKPLVSIDYKTDPRSSVVDALSTMVVNGTQVKLYTWYDNEWGYANRTAELARKVGSSIKG, from the coding sequence ATGGCAATTAAAATTGGTATTAACGGTTTTGGCCGCATGGGTCGCTTAACACTTAGAGCTGCTTTTGGTTGGCAAGACATTGAGTTTGTGCAAATCAACGATCCTGCTGGCAATGCAGAAACGCTAGCACATTTATTAAAGTACGATTCTGTGCATGGTACTTGGTCACATGATGTAACCCATGATGACAATAACGTGATAATTGATGGTCAAGCCATTCGTGTAACGCAAAACAAAGCAATTAATGATACGGATTGGTCTGAATGTGATTTGGTCATTGAAGCGTCAGGCAAGATGAAGAAAACTGAGTTGCTACAAGCCTACTTAGACCAAGGAGTAAAAAAAGTCGTTGTAACAGCACCCGTAAAAGAAGAAGGTGTACTTAATGTGGTTATGGGGGTTAACGACCATCTATATGATGTTGAACAGCACTCAATCGTAACGGCAGCGTCTTGCACCACAAACTGCTTAGCACCAGTGGTGAAAGTGTTACTGGATAAAATCGGCATCAAACATGGCTCAATGACGACTATCCACGACATTACCAACACTCAAACGATTCTAGATGCTCCGCATAAAGATTTACGTAGAGCGCGTGCCTGTGGCATGAGCTTAATCCCAACCACTACAGGTTCGGCAACGGCGATTACTCATATTTTCCCAGAGTTGAAAGGTAAGCTGAATGGTCATGCGGTACGTGTGCCTCTTGCGAATGCTTCAATTACTGATTGTGTATTTGAGGTTGAGCGTCCAACAACGGAAGCTGAAATTAACGCTTGGATGAAAGAAGCGGCTGAGGGCGAATTAAAAGGCATTCTTGGTTATGAAGAAAAGCCACTTGTGTCTATCGATTATAAAACCGACCCACGTTCTAGCGTTGTCGATGCATTATCAACAATGGTCGTTAATGGCACTCAGGTGAAGCTGTACACATGGTATGACAACGAGTGGGGTTACGCTAATAGAACGGCTGAACTTGCTCGTAAAGTCGGATCATCAATTAAAGGGTAA
- the arsJ gene encoding organoarsenical effux MFS transporter ArsJ — protein MKRLASLSDDIKQYLVVTGNYWAFTLTDGALRMLVVLHFHALGYSPLSIAMLFLFYEIFGVVTNLVGGFLGARLGLNKTMNIGLAIQIIALLMLAVPAEWLTVVYVMIAQALSGIAKDLNKMSAKSSIKMLVAAGQEGTLFKWVAVLTGSKNALKGVGFFLGGLLLTLLSFKGAMLLMAGVLALVWCYSLYALKNDLGKAKNKPKFTDIFSKSRSINILSAARLFLFGARDVWFVVALPVFLSQVFEWDHWTVGGFLALWVIGYGFVQSMTPKLINFKASVSPATETVKWASLLALVTLGIALSLHFNWEVKTALIAGLMVFGVLFAINSSLHSYLIVSMADADGVSLDVGFYYMANAMGRLIGTVLSGWVFQLYGLAACLAISFIFISLAALISAKLPATASNK, from the coding sequence ATGAAGCGCTTGGCATCATTATCTGACGATATTAAGCAATACCTTGTTGTAACAGGCAATTATTGGGCATTTACCTTAACCGATGGCGCACTACGCATGTTGGTAGTGCTTCATTTCCACGCGTTAGGCTATAGTCCGCTGAGCATTGCGATGTTGTTCTTGTTTTATGAAATCTTTGGTGTTGTCACTAATTTAGTTGGCGGCTTCTTAGGTGCCCGTTTAGGGCTAAATAAAACCATGAACATCGGTTTGGCGATTCAAATAATCGCCTTGCTGATGTTAGCCGTTCCCGCTGAATGGTTAACCGTTGTCTATGTGATGATTGCACAAGCGCTTTCAGGCATTGCCAAAGACTTAAACAAAATGAGCGCAAAAAGCTCAATTAAGATGTTGGTTGCCGCAGGACAAGAAGGCACCTTGTTTAAATGGGTCGCGGTATTAACAGGCTCTAAGAATGCCCTGAAAGGCGTTGGCTTTTTCTTAGGCGGCTTACTGTTAACTTTACTTTCCTTCAAAGGCGCAATGTTGTTAATGGCAGGTGTTTTGGCTCTTGTTTGGTGTTACAGCCTTTATGCTTTGAAAAACGACTTAGGTAAAGCCAAGAACAAACCTAAGTTTACCGACATCTTCTCAAAGAGTCGCTCTATCAATATCTTATCGGCTGCACGACTCTTCTTGTTTGGTGCCCGTGATGTCTGGTTTGTGGTTGCACTACCTGTGTTCTTGTCACAAGTGTTTGAATGGGATCATTGGACAGTAGGTGGCTTCTTAGCGCTTTGGGTGATTGGTTACGGTTTTGTCCAATCAATGACACCTAAGCTAATCAATTTCAAAGCTAGCGTTTCTCCTGCCACTGAAACCGTAAAATGGGCAAGCTTGTTGGCATTAGTGACATTAGGTATAGCTTTATCGTTACACTTTAACTGGGAAGTTAAAACGGCACTCATTGCTGGCTTAATGGTATTTGGCGTACTGTTTGCCATTAACTCATCTCTGCACAGTTACCTGATTGTTAGCATGGCTGATGCCGATGGCGTTTCGTTAGATGTTGGCTTTTACTACATGGCAAATGCAATGGGGCGTTTGATTGGTACAGTGCTGTCAGGCTGGGTTTTCCAGCTATACGGGTTAGCTGCTTGTTTAGCAATTTCATTTATCTTTATTAGTTTAGCTGCACTTATTTCTGCCAAGTTACCAGCCACAGCAAGTAACAAGTAA